From one Thalassospira lucentensis genomic stretch:
- a CDS encoding polyamine ABC transporter substrate-binding protein, with protein sequence MKSLLKSSSLVVLAAALSGFAASASAQEVLNVYNWSDYIGEETVANFEKEYGVKVNYDVYDSNQVVEAKLLAGNSGYDLVVPTLADAQRLIQAGIFQKVDKSKLENFGNLDKVILNQTAKYDPNNDYAVPYLWGTNGIGYNVAKVQEALGDDAPLDSWALVFDPQYAEKLSKCGLTMLDDPGEIVPLVNFYLDKPDSKQSNEDIEAAMAELEKVRPYITYFHSSQYINDLANGNVCVSIGWSGDVGQAALRAEEAGNGNEIKYVIPKEGTLIWFDVMMIPADAPNPELAHKFIDYILRADVGADLANYVEYASPNEAAMEFIDEDLKSDPGVYPSQEVKERLRSKIEPGPKELRTRTRLWTKLKTGQ encoded by the coding sequence ATGAAATCACTTCTTAAATCTTCAAGCCTTGTTGTCCTTGCCGCAGCCCTTTCGGGCTTTGCCGCAAGTGCATCGGCACAGGAAGTCCTTAACGTTTATAACTGGTCTGATTATATCGGCGAAGAGACCGTGGCCAATTTCGAAAAGGAATATGGCGTAAAGGTCAATTACGACGTTTATGACAGCAACCAGGTTGTCGAAGCCAAGCTTCTGGCAGGAAATTCGGGCTATGATCTGGTCGTGCCGACGCTGGCCGATGCGCAGCGCCTGATCCAGGCGGGCATCTTCCAGAAAGTCGATAAATCGAAACTGGAAAACTTTGGCAATCTGGACAAGGTGATCCTGAACCAGACCGCCAAATACGACCCGAACAACGACTATGCGGTTCCTTACCTTTGGGGCACCAACGGCATTGGCTATAACGTTGCCAAGGTTCAGGAAGCTCTGGGCGACGATGCACCGCTCGATAGCTGGGCGCTGGTATTTGACCCGCAATATGCCGAAAAGCTGTCGAAATGCGGCCTGACCATGCTTGATGATCCGGGCGAGATCGTGCCGCTGGTCAATTTCTATCTCGACAAACCGGACTCCAAGCAGTCGAACGAAGACATCGAAGCCGCGATGGCCGAACTCGAAAAAGTCCGTCCCTACATCACCTATTTCCACAGCTCGCAATACATCAACGACCTTGCCAATGGTAACGTCTGTGTATCTATCGGCTGGTCGGGTGACGTTGGCCAGGCTGCCCTTCGCGCAGAAGAAGCCGGCAACGGCAACGAGATCAAATACGTGATTCCGAAGGAAGGCACGCTGATCTGGTTTGACGTGATGATGATCCCTGCCGATGCACCGAACCCGGAATTGGCCCACAAATTCATTGATTACATCCTGCGTGCCGATGTCGGTGCGGATCTTGCCAACTATGTCGAATATGCCAGCCCGAACGAAGCGGCCATGGAATTCATCGACGAAGATCTGAAATCCGATCCGGGCGTTTACCCGTCACAGGAAGTCAAGGAACGCCTGCGCTCCAAGATCGAGCCGGGTCCGAAAGAACTGCGTACCCGTACCCGTCTGTGGACCAAGCTTAAAACCGGTCAGTAA
- a CDS encoding glutamine synthetase family protein, translating to MSTDLKKWLSDRKIEEVECIVPDMSGVARGKVLPTQKFLRGLEAKSLAIPEAIFSMTVTGGYPEETDAFLDPAEKDVVMVPDPETIRVVPWYEEPTAQIICDCYHFYGDEVSISPRHVLKRVLAAFEERGMKPIIAPELEFYLVAKNTDPDNPLEPPIGRSGRPERASNAFGIDAINEFDPLIEDLYDYCEAMDIDADTMSHESGPAQLEMNFNHGAPLELADQAFLFKRTLRETALKHGVYGTFMAKPMGNHPGSAMHIHQSVIDIKTGKNLFADDNGDNSQMFLNYVGGLQRYLPAAMPLLAPNMNSYRRLQPWSDAPINMHWSLDNRTVGLRQPNGPANARRIENRIPGADANPYLAIAASLACGLLGIIEEIDPTAQIEGSGYDRAHSLPRHIHEALAKFHRCKPLKDLLGEEFSAAVLAVKEAEWDAYQTVISAWEREHLLLNV from the coding sequence ATGAGTACCGATCTCAAAAAGTGGCTTTCTGACCGCAAAATTGAAGAAGTCGAATGTATTGTCCCAGATATGTCCGGGGTGGCGCGAGGCAAGGTTCTGCCAACGCAAAAGTTTTTGCGCGGGCTTGAAGCCAAAAGCCTTGCCATCCCCGAGGCAATTTTTTCCATGACGGTCACCGGGGGTTACCCGGAAGAAACCGACGCGTTTCTGGACCCGGCGGAAAAAGACGTTGTCATGGTACCCGATCCGGAAACCATTCGCGTCGTGCCGTGGTACGAAGAACCGACAGCACAGATTATTTGCGACTGTTACCATTTTTATGGCGACGAGGTGTCGATCTCGCCGCGCCACGTTCTCAAACGCGTCCTGGCCGCCTTTGAAGAACGCGGCATGAAGCCGATCATTGCCCCGGAACTTGAATTTTATCTGGTGGCAAAAAACACCGATCCGGACAACCCGCTTGAGCCGCCAATCGGTCGTTCGGGCCGCCCGGAACGGGCATCGAACGCCTTTGGCATTGATGCGATCAACGAATTCGATCCGCTGATCGAAGACCTTTATGATTATTGCGAAGCCATGGATATCGACGCCGATACCATGAGCCACGAGTCGGGCCCTGCCCAGCTTGAAATGAACTTCAATCACGGTGCGCCGCTTGAACTGGCCGATCAGGCATTCTTGTTCAAACGCACGCTGCGTGAAACCGCGCTCAAACATGGGGTCTATGGCACATTCATGGCCAAACCGATGGGCAACCATCCGGGCAGTGCCATGCACATCCATCAGAGCGTCATCGACATCAAAACAGGCAAAAACCTGTTTGCCGATGACAATGGCGACAATTCCCAGATGTTCCTGAACTATGTCGGCGGCCTGCAGCGTTACCTTCCGGCGGCAATGCCGCTTCTGGCACCGAACATGAACAGCTATCGCCGTTTGCAGCCCTGGTCGGATGCGCCGATCAACATGCACTGGTCCCTTGATAACCGTACGGTCGGCCTGCGCCAGCCTAACGGTCCGGCCAATGCTCGCCGCATCGAAAACCGGATTCCGGGTGCCGATGCCAACCCGTATCTGGCGATTGCGGCATCGCTTGCCTGCGGCTTGCTCGGTATTATCGAGGAAATCGATCCGACCGCCCAGATCGAGGGTTCGGGTTATGACCGGGCACACTCCCTGCCCCGCCACATCCACGAGGCGCTGGCAAAATTCCATCGGTGCAAACCGCTAAAAGACCTGTTGGGCGAAGAATTTTCGGCCGCGGTTCTGGCCGTCAAGGAAGCCGAATGGGATGCCTACCAGACGGTGATCAGCGCGTGGGAGCGTGAACACCTTCTGCTGAACGTTTGA
- the dgcN gene encoding N-acetyltransferase DgcN, giving the protein MKIEHPYLMFLGDAPDELAAKTAIGIKQWRPEWCVAQLSLPGCQADLGLPEMSIAEAKAAGVKTIVLGVANRGGVIGPAWMETLLAAIDAGMDIANGLHTRLSTIPELVEAANAKGVKLFDVRHFDGKLPIGNGEKRPGKRVLAVGTDCSVGKMYTALALDAEMKKRGMKSTFRATGQTGIFIAGEGISVDAVISDFISGAVETIAPANEPDHWDVVEGQGSLFHASFAGVSMGLIHGSQPDAIIVCHEPTRTHMRGLPGYKLPDLKTTMEVNLMHARLTNPDCVVAGFAINTKSLDDAAAKKLLAEVEAEFGLPCVDPVRTGVAPIVDKLQEI; this is encoded by the coding sequence ATGAAAATCGAACATCCGTATCTTATGTTTCTTGGTGATGCACCGGACGAACTGGCTGCAAAAACCGCGATTGGCATCAAGCAGTGGCGCCCGGAATGGTGTGTCGCACAGCTAAGCCTTCCGGGCTGTCAGGCTGATCTTGGCCTGCCGGAAATGTCGATTGCCGAAGCCAAGGCCGCAGGCGTCAAAACCATCGTTCTGGGCGTTGCCAACCGTGGCGGCGTTATCGGACCGGCATGGATGGAAACCCTTCTGGCAGCGATTGATGCCGGTATGGATATCGCCAATGGCCTGCATACGCGCCTTTCGACGATTCCCGAACTGGTCGAAGCCGCCAATGCCAAAGGCGTGAAACTTTTCGACGTCCGTCACTTTGATGGCAAATTGCCGATTGGCAATGGTGAAAAGCGCCCGGGCAAACGTGTCTTGGCGGTTGGCACCGATTGCTCGGTCGGGAAAATGTACACCGCACTGGCCCTTGATGCCGAAATGAAAAAGCGCGGCATGAAGTCAACCTTCCGTGCGACCGGCCAGACCGGTATCTTCATCGCGGGCGAGGGCATTTCGGTTGATGCCGTGATTTCGGACTTCATTTCCGGCGCGGTCGAGACGATTGCACCGGCCAACGAGCCTGATCACTGGGACGTTGTCGAAGGGCAGGGCAGCCTGTTCCATGCATCGTTTGCCGGTGTCTCCATGGGCCTGATCCATGGTTCGCAGCCCGATGCGATCATCGTCTGTCATGAACCGACCCGTACCCACATGCGCGGTCTGCCGGGTTACAAGCTTCCGGACCTGAAAACCACGATGGAAGTCAACCTGATGCATGCACGCCTGACCAACCCCGATTGCGTGGTGGCCGGTTTCGCGATCAATACCAAGTCGCTTGACGATGCGGCTGCCAAAAAGCTTCTGGCCGAAGTCGAAGCCGAGTTTGGCCTGCCATGTGTTGACCCGGTTCGGACCGGTGTTGCACCGATCGTCGACAAACTGCAGGAGATCTGA
- the dgcA gene encoding N-acetyl-D-Glu racemase DgcA, whose amino-acid sequence MPRISVTSEVWPLRVAFKISRGAKTEAHVVKVTLTDGEFTGYGECVPYARYGETVEKVIADIEAQADALSRGMTRKELQDAMKAGAARNAVDCAYWDLEAKRFDRRAWELAERKAPEGLITAETLSLDTPDAMREAARKAASAPLLKLKLNGENVLESVRAVREGAPTSRLIVDANEAWSIELLEDIGAELDALGVEMIEQPLPAGQDDGLLDLDCPVLLCADESIHTVADIPRLAQLYDMINIKLDKTGGLTGALELADAAAKVGMQIMVGCMVGTSLAMAPAMIVAADARIVDLDGPLWMAKDRENGLAFDKGVMGLPDRALWG is encoded by the coding sequence GTGCCGCGCATAAGTGTCACATCCGAAGTCTGGCCGCTGCGCGTGGCGTTCAAAATCTCGCGCGGGGCCAAGACCGAGGCCCATGTCGTCAAGGTCACCCTGACCGATGGTGAATTCACCGGATATGGGGAATGCGTTCCCTATGCCCGTTATGGTGAAACCGTCGAAAAAGTGATTGCCGATATCGAGGCCCAGGCCGATGCCCTTTCGCGTGGTATGACGCGCAAGGAACTGCAGGACGCAATGAAGGCCGGTGCGGCGCGCAACGCAGTTGATTGTGCCTATTGGGACCTTGAGGCAAAGCGGTTTGACCGCCGTGCCTGGGAACTTGCCGAGCGCAAGGCACCCGAAGGCCTGATTACGGCAGAAACGCTTAGCCTTGATACGCCTGATGCGATGCGTGAAGCCGCGCGCAAGGCGGCATCGGCACCGTTGCTCAAGCTAAAGCTTAACGGTGAAAACGTTCTCGAATCTGTTCGTGCGGTTCGGGAAGGCGCGCCGACATCGCGTTTGATCGTTGATGCCAACGAGGCATGGTCGATTGAACTGCTTGAAGATATCGGGGCCGAACTCGACGCGCTTGGTGTGGAAATGATCGAACAGCCGCTGCCTGCCGGGCAGGATGATGGACTGCTTGATCTTGATTGTCCGGTGCTGCTTTGTGCGGATGAATCGATCCATACCGTCGCCGATATCCCGCGCCTTGCGCAGCTTTACGACATGATCAATATCAAGCTCGATAAAACCGGTGGTCTGACCGGGGCGCTTGAGCTTGCCGATGCCGCCGCCAAGGTCGGCATGCAGATCATGGTTGGCTGCATGGTCGGGACGTCGCTTGCGATGGCGCCGGCCATGATCGTTGCTGCCGATGCGCGCATTGTCGATCTTGACGGGCCTCTCTGGATGGCAAAGGACCGCGAAAATGGTCTGGCGTTTGACAAGGGTGTTATGGGGCTTCCGGACCGGGCGCTTTGGGGCTGA